taaagaaaaggattCTTCTCACAGGTATAAACCAATTCATACTTTCATCTTTGATACGAAAAACTCATTTGAACCTTTATTCTTGTATAGAGGGTCAAAAAACAGCCAACGCTGCAGAATGGCAAAAACAAAATCGCATCAATGCAGAAACTTTGGCTACTctcaaaaaggaaaacaaagaaCTCACTACACAGGTGGTAATGCTGAAAAATCCCATCAATCGACGAATGGGTAAGGATGAAGAAATCGAACCGGGTGGGGGATTAAAACCACTTTATCCGGTTGGGGCAAAAAGTCCCGAAGAAGCAGTTTTCTTGATGGATCTGAAAATCACTGAGAATCGCAAGCAATTGGACTTGTTAAGGCATAGATTTCAAGTCAGACAGAGgcatttcaataaattgatgaCACATTATGAAGACTTATTAGCTTTTAAGGAGCATCAGTCTAAAGAAGTCGGTGGTAAACCACCCGAAACACTGGAAGAGGATGCAAATCGAAAGGTTGGTATAACAAAATATGGGGCTTTAAAAGacttgtataattttatttgaagctgGTGATTCAATTAGAAAATGAGATTCACCGAAAAAACGTCAAATGGATTGAAGCGGAACACATTAAGAAGAAATATAAGTCCATTCAGTCATCACTCATGGCCGATGCTGAAAGATTCGAACGGTCTTTGAAAGAGCTAGAGGAGGCTTTAGCAGAACAACATACAGAAATAAATCGACTTCAGGTATtgaatactttttgaaatatcaaatgactCTAAAATATCCTTCAGCAAGTTCACAATGAAGCACTCGAGATGCGTGAAGTTGCCAAAGTTATTCTCCAACGACATGAACAACAAGCAAATACTTCTCTCAAAATTCGAGAACGTCAAGCTTTGGATTTTCGCAAACAAGTCGAAAGTCGTAAAATGGAACTCGAGCGCATTGGTCGTAAACTATTTACAGATGCAAAGACATTTGTCCATCAGGACAGCATTGGATCGAGTTCGGGTGACCAACAGACTGGCAAAATCGAAAATGACGATGATCCAAATTCTCAGTTACAAAATGTTACCGAAGAAATGGACACATTGTTCAAGGAACTTATGGAAGTCACTGGAGCCACATCCCCACCGAATGTTCTCGAACGATTTGTATCACAAAAGGAATCATCTGTGCGATTAACATATCTTCGTAATGCTGCCGAGTCTGAAAAAACGGAATTAGAAAATCAACGTGAGAATCTAACCAAAGAATTGGAATCATCGAAATTTTCCGAGATGAAAGAAAGTGAAGTgtaggtttaattttttgtctaaaattttattttcttgttaaaaatatcTGTGCTTCTAGAAATCAAGAAGTTGTTGAGAAGCTAAAGCTGGAAATCACCAACATGAATAAGGAAAGGCAGAAGAACGAAGAGTCAGCTGAAAAGACTATTGGAGTTATAAAGTTCATCCAAGATAGACTTCGGGATATGATATATAAGTTACAAGAAGTTGATGAGAGTGATGTGAATATTGTGGAGAAGGACAAGTCTATATCAGCTCAAAGTCTACCGGACTATCTGGTTAACGATGCCACTGATGAAGACTTAATTGATGTAAGTTCCTTAATGCTAtacattaatatttatatttcaattactTTCTCATGATATTTAATTGCGTCTTCAACATAACTATTTAAATAAACGTTGCTAATTTTGTCTTACAACTTAAAATTTCAGATACTCAAAGCAAAACTAGAGAAGAACTTACAAGCTCAAGACGAGAAAGAAGTTGAAGATCTACAAAAATCCAGTGATGTTGAAGTGAGTATTTGTTGGGCTGAAACCTTCCTGTTTAACTTACTCTTTTTTACAAGATTGACGAACTTGCTGTGCGTCTTGAGCAAACTCCTTCTTTAATCGCCGAAGATAAGCCCCAACCAATGCCGATGTGTTACTATAACCTCATATCAGGTCGTGCCACCCGGACTTTGGGAACATCATCTGGTTCTCCCGAACAAGGTCCAGCACCAggtaaaactaaaattcaaaaaaaaaaatcttgaaattacatttgaaaaaatcataaGTTATAATTCTTACCAATAATAATCTCATCGTTTTTAGCTGTTACTGACGACGAAAGTGAAGTTCCATCAAGAAATTTCCTTAAGCGACAATCAGTTGTCATTGTTGATACCAAGTCAAGGCGTAAGGCATATCGTCCCGTTCCACAGAGAAGAAAGTAAAGTGTCCAGCTCTACTCTTATGTCGActtttgtataccttttttattaaaaatagagtCGAGAGCTTTTCTCAAATTATCAATAACCACTCTCAATTCAATTAATTTCGATCTTCTTGGCCAGGATAAAGAAATCTTCATCTAAAAACCATTTTGTTATAGCAATGAATGTAATCTTCCGGGTCTCTaggaataaaaatcaaaaccttaTACATACTTACAAACCAACTTGATTTCGGGAGCACTTTTCTTGCTCCAAGCTTGAGTTATCCATGTATACATAAGTTGGTGAGTGtatgacgtcgtcgtcgtcgtatagtTGAGTATTTGAACAACGAACTGCAAGAGGAATTTTGTGACGTTCGTTTTGGTCGATGGTCGTCGTCATAGTATAACGTCGACGTCGTCGGTCGTTGTACTCCTTTCTGAccgattttgttttgtatggaaGTGGTGTGGTGTGGTCTCTTGCATGGCTTAGGGACACATTGTACCATGACAGTGCCGGCTCGTAAGCGATGACAATGGTTCACAATGGGAATGCCAAGTCGAcaatgacgacaacgacgacgactaaCAATTGTGGGCGTTAGATACATACACATAGTGCGAGAGTGCGGGAGGACCACGAGGAGTATAGCAGAAGGAGaaggtttacaaaaaaaaaaaatccaatccaaGTTCCTTATGGCAATGGAATTGTGTAACTCACTGTGCTGAGCGATATAGACCAAGAGCATTGGCCAGAACAATATTTTCCAGTTACATGACAAGCGGCACAATGGGTCAACCACTGGACGCAATGGCTACAACAGCAAtgaacaacaccaacaacaacaatacgaAACAGCCACTACAATGGCCATTGTAAAATGGACAATTTCATTGCGCTGCTGCCTCTTTCCTTGTGCATAGTCCATGCATTGCATAGTCAGGCTGAATGCGGTAGTGGCAGAAGCACGAGGCTATGTCATTTCTCTGGACTACAACAATGTTTGCGTTGTCAAATAATGTTGCTGTTGAATGGACAAGGAACTGTGAATCGGCTGACGTGCGTCTCGGTCGTCCGTTCGTCGGTGGTATAgtcatagtcgtcgtcgtcttcttcgTCGTAGTAGCCGTTGTGCAATTCCTTTGGGTAAAATAGCTACACTTATAACATGCCTTGCCTAGTTGCCAGAAATGTTACCAAGTGAAGAGTCAAGAGATTGGAAGGCAACTGCAGAACAGATTTTCTTAGATTGACGGCAAGAAGCGTGTTCAATGTCAATTGCGGATTTAGAATATAAAAGAATCTactcatttaaaaaaggaaattaaaaagaaaatactataTACATTGTTGAATTTGGATTTTCGAAGAATATACTTTGGATTGAACTTCTTAAAGCCAACGTATAGACATTTGTGTATGTACAATAATGTACATACTTACATTGATATTAAATGTAGTGTAGGTATATTCTGAAAGTGAGATTGACTGGTTTAAAAGAAACATACGACGGGGAGCCTTTTATGCCGCTTAAGATTCTTCGAAGTTGgaactcaaaaacaattttccaaagaATTATGACTGGTAAAAAGCTTTCAGTTcgaatttaagtattttttaactccccataggaagttattgtaataggtcagACTTGTCGAATGGAAAATGTtgccatttctcgacgttttaaggtcacTAGAGTCTAAATAGAGAtgtgtccgtacgttcgggaagtttatttcgtcgtccatagcttgaACCAGTAGGgatatcgacatcaaataaatgttattgtGAATGTAATAATGTAGAAACGACTCtcacaaaaaatggtttttttaccatatcaatttttaacaaacatgaaaattttggtaaactcaaaatatctcacgaaccaataaaagttttcttataaatcaaaaaaaaaagaagatatgtaACCTCGATTAtgttacgaacaaaaaatgattttttctccaaaacaattttatgaaatgaagaataacgtttttgacatctggcaaaattttgagaaaaaatctaatcgacagtttgtttttataaaaattaaaatctaaaataaacattactaaaagttggtaaaaattaatgttggctcaaatatcttttcaaaaatgaaaaaaaaaaatattggctacatattaattttaactcacataaaatattgttttcgacattctgtaatttttgtataaaaatccaaatcgGTTCTCCATATCTCTTAAACAATGGAagatattgggcaggttcaggcgacataaggatCTTGAAagtaattcaagtttctagtatctgattggacAGCTGCTAAAAATTCGACTTCCAACTAAGGCAACTtcattggaaagttagtcaagaaaaatctccctaccattaagtcaagtcaacttcTGTCAAGATGatagttgataatgtttttttcattcaactaaaaatgAACTTTGTTACGCTATGATTTCTGCAGAACTtctaatattttatgtaaaaaatgtccttgcaaatttgaaaaacaaataaataataatacttttcaatacaaaataaaaatcgtgatGGACATGCAGCTTGCCTTGAATgttttttagacaataatgCTTTCgttagtttttgtactatgaattTAAGGTAggggtttgtgaagtaaagttctgaatttgaaactcGTGACATTTTAACTAACTAGTTGTCAAAATTCACGTTCAAAGAATAaggttgactgcaaatgaagtctcttatgatgtctgaacctgcctattgacttcaaattaatttcattcatccaatttgtatttgtttacataagaaataatttgttttaagaaatggtactaaaattggtaaaaactggttCTCGTCTAAAAATCTAGTtagcaaaaataggttttgaaatcaaactattttatcatattcaaaatattgttggtaattttaattttccttagaataattcaagtaacaacttttttaacaaaactccaTAACCTACAatccttttaagcaagacaaatagacacaCGGGATGGTAAGTTGCAAAATTTTTCATGAATCCTTCTCAAACTTCAAACGCGTTTGTCTTAATGATGCCAATAATGGGTTTTTCTTTCAAGCACGCCGAACGTATAACTCTAACAATTTTCAACTCATTGACTGATAATTTACTTATATTCTTTTGGAAGTACGTTTAGTTAAGTTTATATTGCAtcgttaatttattattaataattatttaaagccGTAAGGGCAGTAGTAACTTaacagtattttatttttttttgtcaaacacCAACTTTAAAACTTCCCATCCGTGTCCGTCGatgtttcgaaatttaaaatcaatatctttcTATGTTCTCGTAATATTTGAAccgagttttgtttttttttgtaggttttcgtattttgtaaaaaaaaagtggtccataggtttttttttaaacattaactaaaaattagcaacaattttccatataataaaataagtacattttcaatactttttaacttttagtaGAGTTactttagatttgtatttttttttaaagaaaatcgttacttcaatttttcaaaaaattttaccaaatttaaaaaacgttattcttcgttataAAATTATTCCGGAGGTAATATCATTGTTCCTAAATATACGCCAGGGACACAGTGTGACCGTTGGTAAAAGAATTTCGTTCTACATTAAATTCTTGAGCATTGGATTGACAGTGAAAGATAGAGCGTACAAATCGCTGTACTTGAGGGTACTATAATTAGCAAAGCTGGTAAGTGGATTCAGAAAGGAGATTCAAATCAATAGGACCTTTCATTCaatatcattttatttcactCGAGCGAATGAATAATGCAGAACctagttattaaaaataatgaaaagatagagcgtggcaaggcattccacattcgcgtagtacggctgaaAAACAAAGTTCTGTATTAGTTGGGATCGCGAGTACTACTcggtaaaattgttttagggCATGAATTTTTACTGCcacgaaacattttaaaagctgtTTTCTTAATTACTACATAATAGGCTTAAGTGTGATTTGAACATATATATACAGGTTTTGTTAACTGTAGGCCGATcggaaggaaaaacaaatttcttgcatacCTCAGAAAACTCAAACATCTGGTGGCATTTTTGGTCATATCGTTCCAGAAGAGGTGGTTCAGATTGTTGCCATACTGAAAATAACgagattttcagttttgttgatgCAAATATCACTGATAATGGCAATAGTGGTATATCCCGCTTTTACGATTCAAGACATTTATTTGAACGCGATTTCTTATTCCCTATTGTTGTATATTAAACAAgagtaaaaatgaaaagagattatcatattttttgcagtttcacatccgaagaaaagGGGCGTGTGTCTAAATATGAAtatcaaaagttaaaagtccatcgtccaaaacaacttggaCTGAAATGTTCTAATCCAACGGAGAAgggattcgtcgataccgaaatcacaacacaaataaaagaaaaaatctggAATCCattgcaattttttgaataaaaaaattataaaactgttATAAGTCGAAAAGAAAGGAAACCAGAAAAGTACCACATAAGGTTTTCAATTCTACATAAGTAGAAAACCCAAAGTTTTCTCCATGGTTCTACACCATgcaaatatacaatttttaatacatatttttagaattattttttaatagtttatttctataatcaaatttaattaactttttactCACTTTCATTGACCATGTAGAGTTTTAAACAAAGTGGTATTTAGGTGACTATGCACTCACTTTTTTGGTTGCATTTGGCCTAACTGAAAATGGTCTATACTCGTAACTAtggagaacatttaaaaaatgcaaaaaagatataaattccattttaataaaaaactcgATTTCAAATCGTTGGCTTAATATGATAACAAAATTATAGGACCTTTTAGTCCGGCCGTGGACTAAGGACTTCATCGCAAGTTTATCCGATTTATTTTGCagtatttctgaaaataaaCTATAGGTTGACTTTGTCTTGACGCTTGGAAAAAAAGCTGGTTTTCAAAATGGAATGCTCCTGATTTAGCGGACAGCaacgtttatgaaaaaaatctttaaaattcaacttcaccaaaaagtcttaaaaaataaaattcgaacTTGACTATAAAAAAATAGTGAGCAATTAAAGCATTTTCTAACCAATGAACATTTTGGCCGAGGTCATAGAAGCATCGATTTGGTCACTTTGGTTTTACTAAAGAACACTATTAATTTGGGTTTAAG
This window of the Eupeodes corollae chromosome 3, idEupCoro1.1, whole genome shotgun sequence genome carries:
- the LOC129951757 gene encoding golgin subfamily B member 1, with amino-acid sequence MELEKEVDLHQKIAEIKKRILLTEGQKTANAAEWQKQNRINAETLATLKKENKELTTQVVMLKNPINRRMGKDEEIEPGGGLKPLYPVGAKSPEEAVFLMDLKITENRKQLDLLRHRFQVRQRHFNKLMTHYEDLLAFKEHQSKEVGGKPPETLEEDANRKLVIQLENEIHRKNVKWIEAEHIKKKYKSIQSSLMADAERFERSLKELEEALAEQHTEINRLQQVHNEALEMREVAKVILQRHEQQANTSLKIRERQALDFRKQVESRKMELERIGRKLFTDAKTFVHQDSIGSSSGDQQTGKIENDDDPNSQLQNVTEEMDTLFKELMEVTGATSPPNVLERFVSQKESSVRLTYLRNAAESEKTELENQRENLTKELESSKFSEMKESEVNQEVVEKLKLEITNMNKERQKNEESAEKTIGVIKFIQDRLRDMIYKLQEVDESDVNIVEKDKSISAQSLPDYLVNDATDEDLIDILKAKLEKNLQAQDEKEVEDLQKSSDVEIDELAVRLEQTPSLIAEDKPQPMPMCYYNLISGRATRTLGTSSGSPEQGPAPAVTDDESEVPSRNFLKRQSVVIVDTKSRRKAYRPVPQRRK